Below is a window of Mycoplasma sp. Mirounga ES2805-ORL DNA.
AAATAAATTCTTATCAATAAACATTGCTTCAGTTGAAAAACTATCTTGAAATTCATATAATTTATAGCTTCTACCAGTAAATTTCTTTATAGTGATTAATTTAGCAACACATCAATATTGTCCATCACTCGGTATTGTCTTCATTTTATATTTAAAGTTTGCTTCATGTTTTGTAGTATCAGAAACATTATACATTCCACCAAGTAATTGAATCTCGTTACTAATTTCATAATCTATATCTCTATCTATATCTGTATCAAATTTTATTTTGTTATAACCCAATTTTTCAATTTTGACCTTTACATCTTTGTATGAATCATCCTTAAATAAATCATAGAATGTAATAATTTGCTTGTCAAATGCTTCGACTTGTTTCATATGTCCATAGTCTCTGAAAACATTTGCTCTAATTAATAATGAAATTTGATTATCTTTTAACCCGGAAAATCTTAATCTAAATAAAGTATCGAATAAATCAGAACTAAAAGGTCCGTTTTCAATTAAATCATTTTTTATTTTAATTAATGACTCATTGCCTAAACCCTTGATTAAGGACAATGGCAAAAAGTATGAATTATTTCTTACAACACATTTACTTGTGGGATTTAGTATGCTAGGAGATTCTACTCTAACGCGCAATCCTCTAAGTTCATCAACAAAATCTTTAATTTTGTTTTGATCTCCTCCGGCTTCCGAAATCAGTGATGGGTAAAAATAATGTGGATAGTGTGTTTTATAATAACCCATCTTCATTGATAAGTATGCATAGGCTACAGCATGACTTTTATTAAAACCATAATTTCCAAATTTCTTAATATTGTCATATATCTTTTTAATAGTTGAATCATTTAAATTTTTATTCTTGGCACCTATATAAAATAATTTTCTATACTTTTCTATATTATCTTCATTTTTCTTGCTAATTGCTTTTCTCAAGAAATCGGCATCAACAAATGATAAGTCACCAACTTGTTGTGCAATTTGCATAATTTGTTCTTGATAAACGATAATTCCATTAGTTGGTTTTACAATCTTGTCATAGTGACTTTCGATAGGTTTATATAAATTAGGATTGTTTTTAACTTCAATATAATCCTTAATATAGTCTTTAGGACCAGGTCTATTTAATGATATTAATGCATAAAGTTCTTCAAAACTACTAGTTTTTAATTTTCTTATATACTTATCCATTCCCTTAGTTTCTATTTGAAAAATACCTTTTGTATTGCCTGTATTTAATAAGGCAAAAGTTGCAGGGTCCTCTAACTCTAATTCATTTCGTTCAACTAAATAATCAAATTTTTGTTCATTAGTTAAATACTTTTCAATTCCTTGGATTTCACTTAAAGTTCTTAACCCTAACAAGTCAATTTTTAATAATCCATAATCTTCAATATTTTCCATAGTTAATTGAACTTGTAGAAATTTATTATCATTAGATAAAGAAACTGGAATTAAATTAACTAGAGGTTGATCGGCAATTATTATCCCTGCTGCATGGAGTCCAATTTGCCTTGGAGCACCTTCTAATTCCATTGCTTCCTCAAATAAATAAGGGTATTTATCTACTTCTACTTTGAAAGCTATATTTTTTTCATACGATATTTTTAAATCATCTGAAATATATGAATTAATTGTTTTTGAAACTTGATCTGCATCAGATGGTTTAATTCCTAAATTTCTAGCAGCATCCTTTATAGCGCTTCTTGCTCCGATCATTTGAAATGTTGTAATCTTAGCAACTCTATCAAAGCCATATTTTTCTTGAACATAATTAAATACTTCATCTCTACGGTTATCTTGAATATCAATGTCAATATCTGGTCAACTAACTCTTTTTGGGTTCAAAAATCTTTCAAATAATAAATCATACTTAAGCGGATTTATTTTGGTAATTCCTAAGAGATATGAAACTAATGAACCAGCGGCGCTTCCACGACCCGGACCAATTTCGATTCCATTGTCTCTGGACCAATTAACGATATCTTGAATAATTAAGAAATAATTTATAAATCCTAAATCATCAATTATTTGAATTTCATAATTTAATCTATCCTTTCACGTTTGATCGGAATTAGGAAACTCTTTTTTCTTTACCAGCAAATTTTTTTTCAGTAACTTATAGAAAAACTCTCTATTTTCATCTTCGTTATTGTTATTGAAGTTCGCTAAATGTAATTTTTTTTCAGGAAAAAATAAATTACATTGATCAATTATTCTTTGGTTATTAATTAACAATTTCTCATCTACAATAGGTTCATCATAATTAAGTTGTTCGTTTTTATTTAATTGAAAAAAGAAAATTGACTTGGAATCAACATATTTATTAGAAAATACAAAATAATTATCTAAATTAAAAAGAGAATTATCTTTCGTTTTAGAAAATAAACCTTCAGTAGGGTGGTCAATTATTATTAAGTTTCTATCAACGATATCATCAATTTCAAGATCTTTATTTAAACTTTGTTTAAGAACTAAAGTATTTAATTTTTGAAAACCTTGATAATTCTTAGCCAATAAAATAAAACGGTGATCTTGAACATCCAAATCAATTCCAATAATTGGTTTTAAGTTATTTTTTTTGCAAAGTTTTACAAATTCAGCATATGCAAAAAGATTATTTCTATCAGCTAAAACTACACTAGTTAGCCCTCTAGAAACAGCATTTTCAATTAATAATTCCATTTTTAAAGTTGATTCATCAAATGAATATCTTGTTTGGTTATATAAGTTAGTAAATTTAGTCATGTTTTTATTATATATTTAAAAACAATTGTCATTTTTTTTATTTGAAGATATTATTCGAAATTTATTAACAAATCGGCAATAGAATAAATTAAAGTAAAAAACATGGAACAAAACATGCATATTTTGTAAATTAATATAGTAAAAACTCCCCAAAACCATTAATTTATAACCGCTTTTATATAATTATTAAGGTACAAACGTACCAAGACTATTAATATTAATATATTGATACGAATCACAATAAAAGGAAATATCAAATGAAAGAATTTAAAACCTTAATTACTTCACAAGGTTTGTATGGTGCAGTTCTTGCTACACTTACATTCGTTATGATAGGTTTCTTTATTACAAAAAAAGGTCTTTTTAATAAAGAAACAAATGGAAAAATATCAAAATTCCTTCTAAACTGAGCATTACCATTCCTTTGTATAGTTGCATTTATGAAAAATGCAGATGCAACAAATGCAAAAGAAGTTGGTGTTGTTCTTGGTTTATCAACAGCATTCTATGTATTAATTGCTGTTTATAACTGGGCAATTATCAAATTTGTTCCAAATATGGTATCTGCTAAGATTAAACACCAAGCAGATAAAATGTGAGAACAAACAGATAAAACTGAAAATCAAGAAAAATTCAGAGAAGCTCACGTTGCAAGTTATCGTCAAAAATTAATGACCTCTCAAATGATGATTGCTTATGGATCACTACAATTCTTTGCAGTACCATTAGTATCAGCATTAACAGGAACAAACGTATTTAACGGTTTCTCAACAGCATTATTACAAGTTTGAAACTTACCTTATATGATTGGTGCTTTCACATATGTTCAAATGGCTTATTCAGGACAAAAAATGTCTAAAGACCAAATTAAACCTATAATGAAAGCTTTATTCCACCCAATGATGATTTGTTTATATGTTTCAGCTATTCTATGAGCATTACAATTTGCGCCTGTTTTGAACACACAATTTGTAATTAATCCTAAGGCTCCATTTGCAGAAGTTTTTGATGCTTCAAAACATGCAGGAAAAGCTCATGGTCAATTCTGAGGTGGATTATTAGGACAACTTCCTGTTATCGCTGCAATCTTAATCCCTGGTGTTAAAATTATTTCACCACTTGCGTGATTAGTAATTGGTGGTTCTCTTGCTACATCAGACCTTAAAGCAGCAGCAAAAGATGGCTCTGTTTGAGTAACAACAATGAGAAAATTAATAACATTACCACTAGTGATGTTTGCGCTCGGATTCCTATTTGTTCCAACAAAAGTTCTATCACATGAAGCTATGACACTTATTGT
It encodes the following:
- the dnaE gene encoding DNA polymerase III subunit alpha, encoding MTKFTNLYNQTRYSFDESTLKMELLIENAVSRGLTSVVLADRNNLFAYAEFVKLCKKNNLKPIIGIDLDVQDHRFILLAKNYQGFQKLNTLVLKQSLNKDLEIDDIVDRNLIIIDHPTEGLFSKTKDNSLFNLDNYFVFSNKYVDSKSIFFFQLNKNEQLNYDEPIVDEKLLINNQRIIDQCNLFFPEKKLHLANFNNNNEDENREFFYKLLKKNLLVKKKEFPNSDQTWKDRLNYEIQIIDDLGFINYFLIIQDIVNWSRDNGIEIGPGRGSAAGSLVSYLLGITKINPLKYDLLFERFLNPKRVSWPDIDIDIQDNRRDEVFNYVQEKYGFDRVAKITTFQMIGARSAIKDAARNLGIKPSDADQVSKTINSYISDDLKISYEKNIAFKVEVDKYPYLFEEAMELEGAPRQIGLHAAGIIIADQPLVNLIPVSLSNDNKFLQVQLTMENIEDYGLLKIDLLGLRTLSEIQGIEKYLTNEQKFDYLVERNELELEDPATFALLNTGNTKGIFQIETKGMDKYIRKLKTSSFEELYALISLNRPGPKDYIKDYIEVKNNPNLYKPIESHYDKIVKPTNGIIVYQEQIMQIAQQVGDLSFVDADFLRKAISKKNEDNIEKYRKLFYIGAKNKNLNDSTIKKIYDNIKKFGNYGFNKSHAVAYAYLSMKMGYYKTHYPHYFYPSLISEAGGDQNKIKDFVDELRGLRVRVESPSILNPTSKCVVRNNSYFLPLSLIKGLGNESLIKIKNDLIENGPFSSDLFDTLFRLRFSGLKDNQISLLIRANVFRDYGHMKQVEAFDKQIITFYDLFKDDSYKDVKVKIEKLGYNKIKFDTDIDRDIDYEISNEIQLLGGMYNVSDTTKHEANFKYKMKTIPSDGQYWCVAKLITIKKFTGRSYKLYEFQDSFSTEAMFIDKNLFDRFEPLKIERIYKIKLELGRNGKPRLLDWDEV
- a CDS encoding AEC family transporter, whose translation is MKEFKTLITSQGLYGAVLATLTFVMIGFFITKKGLFNKETNGKISKFLLNWALPFLCIVAFMKNADATNAKEVGVVLGLSTAFYVLIAVYNWAIIKFVPNMVSAKIKHQADKMWEQTDKTENQEKFREAHVASYRQKLMTSQMMIAYGSLQFFAVPLVSALTGTNVFNGFSTALLQVWNLPYMIGAFTYVQMAYSGQKMSKDQIKPIMKALFHPMMICLYVSAILWALQFAPVLNTQFVINPKAPFAEVFDASKHAGKAHGQFWGGLLGQLPVIAAILIPGVKIISPLAWLVIGGSLATSDLKAAAKDGSVWVTTMRKLITLPLVMFALGFLFVPTKVLSHEAMTLIVLLAACPPAAVTIIFSVAYKHEHSGYTAQVNSLSTLLCLITMPIWVVIAHVSYVAVV